One Xiphophorus hellerii strain 12219 chromosome 1, Xiphophorus_hellerii-4.1, whole genome shotgun sequence DNA segment encodes these proteins:
- the slc35h1 gene encoding solute carrier family 35 member C2 isoform X3, with product MAWPVQFLFRGLRTVGLVLLYYVFSIGITFYNKWLMKGFHYPLFMTLVHLGVNFCLSALTRRAMQCWTGKPRIILTWEDYLRKVAPTALATALDIGLSNWSFLFISISLYTMTKSSAVLFILFFSLVFKLEEPNPFLILVVLLISSGLFMFTFESTQFNMEGFIMVLLASFIGGIRWTLTQVLMQKAELGLQNPIDTMYHLQPLMFLGLFPLFLYNEALSLSASEKLFRVTELSPLLYSLATLSVGGTLAFGLGFSEFLLVSKTSGLTLSISGIFKEVCTLLLAASLMGDRMSKLNWLGFAVCLCGISLHVGLKTYYSKNKVPSVRQLSSKSSELQLPLLRQNGDKCEDSAADDYNDEEEEQEISLH from the exons ATAACAAATGGCTGATGAAA GGCTTCCACTATCCCTTGTTCATGACGCTGGTTCATCTTGGGGTCAATTTCTGTCTGTCAGCTCTGACGCGGCGGGCTATGCAGTGCTGGACGGGGAAACCCCGCATCATTCTGACCTGGGAAGACTACCTCCGTAAAGTGGCTCCAACAG CCTTGGCAACAGCACTGGATATAGGGCTTTCCAACTGGagcttcctcttcatcagcatTAGTTT GTACACCATGACCAAGTCCTCAGCAGTGCTGTTCATTCTCTTTTTCTCCCTTGTGTTCAAACTAGAGGAGCCG AACCCCTTCCTGATCCTCGTGGTCCTGCTGATCTCCAGCGGACtctttatgtttacatttgagTCGACTCAGTTCAACATGGAGGGCTTCATCATGGTGCTGTTGGCCTCCTTCATCGGGGGAATCCGCTGGACCCTCACTCAGGTCCTCATGCAGAAAGCGGAGCTGG gtCTTCAGAATCCCATCGATACCATGTACCACCTCCAGCCTCTCATGTTTCTTGGacttttccccctttttctcTACAATGAAG CGCTGAGCCTGAGTGCTTCAGAGAAGTTATTCCGGGTGACGGAGCTCTCTCCACTCCTCTATTCCCTCGCGACGCTGAGCGTAGGCGGCACGCTGGCCTTCGGGTTGGGCTTTTCTGAGTTTCTCCTCGTCTCCAAGACCTCCGGCCTCACATTGTCGATATCAGGAATCTTTAAG GAGGTATGCACGCTGCTTTTGGCAGCATCTCTGATGGGAGACAGAATGAGCAAACTGAACTGGCTGGGGTTCGCAGTGTGCCTCTGTGGGATTTCTTTACACGTGGGACTCAAAACATACTATTCCAAAA ATAAGGTTCCTTCTGTTCGGCAGCTCAGCAGTAAAAGTTCAGAACTTCAGTTACCATTACTTCGGCAGAACGGAGATAAATGTGAGGATTCGGCTGCTGATGACTATAacgatgaagaggaggagcaaGAAATCTCACTGCATTGA